The Desulfuromonas versatilis genome has a segment encoding these proteins:
- a CDS encoding Hcp family type VI secretion system effector, with protein MAIPAYMWIKDDQGSKIEGPVTISDREGSVEVLGFKHELRIPTDGDTGALTGTRKHEPLVFLKAFDSASPYFYKACANGQTLKELTLSWYKIDDTGTEKEYFRHKLEGVKITSIKPTMHNVKDIDKERYPHLEEVSVRYAKITWSYVDGNIEFSDSWTEGR; from the coding sequence ATGGCAATTCCTGCGTACATGTGGATCAAGGACGATCAGGGGAGCAAGATCGAAGGCCCGGTGACCATCTCGGACCGGGAGGGGAGCGTCGAGGTGCTCGGCTTCAAGCACGAGCTGCGCATCCCCACCGACGGCGACACCGGCGCCCTGACCGGCACCCGCAAACACGAGCCGCTGGTGTTCCTCAAGGCCTTCGATTCGGCCTCCCCCTACTTCTACAAGGCCTGCGCCAACGGCCAGACCCTCAAGGAACTGACCCTGAGCTGGTACAAGATCGACGACACCGGCACCGAGAAGGAATATTTCCGCCACAAGCTCGAAGGGGTCAAGATCACCTCCATCAAGCCGACCATGCACAACGTCAAGGACATCGACAAGGAGCGCTACCCGCACCTCGAAGAGGTCTCGGTCCGTTACGCCAAGATCACCTGGAGCTACGTTGACGGCAACATCGAGTTCTCCGACTCCTGGACCGAGGGGCGCTGA
- the tssC gene encoding type VI secretion system contractile sheath large subunit → MAIQESVKTAPVTVEEAEASIYERLCALVDIQPLAENVELNSFADSGRMAEISPEKRLTAGIRVFIDLATRNRSQIERIDKALLDSYIAQIDGMISAQLDAVLHHEKFQQVESAWRGLKFLVDRCDFRSNTKVELLDCSKDDLQDDFEEAPETVQTGLYKHVYVNEYDTPGGQPISAIVANYEFDASAPDIALLSELSRVSASAHCPFLASAGARFFGKENIDELPKINDLANYMEKAEYARWRSFRESEDARYVGLLTPRFLMRLPYGRESSPVRTFNYEESVSAEGHENYLFGNPVFAFAANIARSFAKHGWAVNIRGPEAGGKVENLPLHQYDAGKGLQNKIPTEMLISETRELEMANLGFIPLSYYKNSDFACFFSANSVQRPAEYSTPEATANSRINSRLPYIFLVSRIAHYLKVLQRESIGTTKSRQVLENELNDWLQTLVTKMKDPEPELIATHPLKDGQVIVQEIPENPGYFSVSLYIVPHFQVEGVDVRLNLVAQMPRAEG, encoded by the coding sequence ATGGCAATTCAAGAGAGTGTAAAAACGGCGCCGGTCACCGTGGAAGAAGCCGAAGCGAGCATCTACGAGCGGCTCTGCGCGCTGGTCGATATCCAGCCGCTGGCCGAGAATGTGGAACTCAACAGCTTCGCCGACTCGGGGCGGATGGCCGAGATTTCCCCCGAGAAGCGCCTGACCGCCGGCATCCGGGTGTTCATCGACCTGGCGACCCGCAACCGCTCGCAGATCGAGCGCATTGACAAGGCTCTGCTCGACAGCTACATCGCCCAGATCGACGGCATGATCAGCGCCCAGCTCGACGCGGTGCTGCACCACGAGAAATTCCAGCAGGTCGAATCGGCCTGGCGGGGGCTCAAGTTTCTGGTCGACCGCTGCGACTTCCGCTCCAACACCAAGGTGGAGCTGCTCGACTGCAGCAAGGACGACCTCCAGGACGACTTTGAAGAAGCCCCGGAAACGGTGCAGACCGGCCTTTACAAGCACGTCTACGTCAACGAATACGATACCCCCGGCGGCCAGCCGATCTCGGCGATCGTCGCCAACTACGAGTTCGACGCCTCCGCTCCCGACATCGCCCTGCTCTCCGAGCTGTCGCGGGTTTCGGCCAGCGCCCACTGCCCGTTTCTCGCCTCGGCCGGAGCGCGCTTTTTCGGCAAGGAGAATATCGACGAACTGCCCAAGATCAACGACCTGGCCAACTACATGGAGAAGGCCGAGTACGCCCGCTGGCGCAGTTTCCGCGAGTCCGAGGACGCCCGCTACGTCGGCCTGCTCACCCCGCGCTTTCTGATGCGCCTTCCCTACGGCCGCGAGAGCAGCCCGGTGCGCACCTTCAACTACGAGGAGTCGGTCAGCGCCGAGGGGCACGAGAACTACTTGTTCGGCAACCCGGTGTTCGCCTTCGCCGCCAACATCGCCCGCAGCTTCGCCAAGCACGGCTGGGCGGTGAACATCCGCGGGCCCGAGGCCGGTGGCAAGGTCGAGAACCTGCCGCTGCACCAGTACGACGCCGGCAAGGGGCTGCAGAACAAGATCCCCACCGAGATGCTGATCTCCGAAACCCGCGAACTGGAGATGGCCAACCTCGGCTTCATCCCCTTGAGCTACTACAAGAACAGCGACTTCGCCTGTTTCTTCTCGGCCAACTCGGTGCAGAGGCCGGCCGAGTACTCGACCCCCGAGGCGACCGCCAACAGCCGCATCAACTCGCGGCTTCCCTACATCTTCCTGGTTTCGCGCATCGCCCACTACCTCAAGGTGCTGCAGCGCGAGAGCATCGGCACCACCAAGAGCCGCCAGGTGCTGGAGAACGAGCTCAACGACTGGCTGCAGACCCTGGTGACCAAGATGAAGGATCCCGAGCCGGAGCTGATCGCCACCCACCCGCTCAAGGACGGTCAGGTCATCGTCCAGGAGATCCCCGAGAATCCCGGCTATTTCAGCGTTTCGCTCTACATCGTGCCGCATTTCCAGGTCGAGGGGGTCGACGTGCGCCTCAACCTGGTGGCGCAGATGCCCCGTGCTGAAGGCTGA
- the tssE gene encoding type VI secretion system baseplate subunit TssE, whose translation MSPALFDILTGRADAADPRGALSLSLQDHLQRLLNARRGSLAHLPGYGMPDVAKLYEALPYSLEPLKAALRQCIEVYEPRLGQLQVRQAVAPGPGVGRLQFEVSGRTACGQLLRYLVCFFSGGNAQVALLSGEAAYA comes from the coding sequence ATGTCCCCTGCTCTCTTTGACATCCTCACCGGCCGCGCTGACGCCGCCGATCCCCGGGGAGCGCTTTCCCTCAGCCTGCAGGACCACCTGCAGCGGCTGCTCAACGCGCGGCGTGGCTCCCTGGCCCACCTGCCCGGCTACGGTATGCCCGATGTGGCCAAGCTCTACGAGGCCCTCCCCTATTCCCTGGAGCCGCTGAAGGCGGCGCTGCGCCAGTGCATCGAGGTGTACGAGCCGCGCCTGGGGCAGCTCCAGGTCCGCCAGGCCGTAGCGCCGGGCCCCGGCGTCGGCCGCCTGCAGTTCGAGGTCAGCGGGCGCACCGCCTGCGGGCAGCTGCTGCGCTACCTGGTCTGTTTCTTCAGCGGCGGCAACGCCCAGGTCGCGCTGCTCTCCGGCGAGGCGGCTTATGCCTGA
- the tssF gene encoding type VI secretion system baseplate subunit TssF: MPEYFDAEMRLLQEAAQEFARAYPEKAGMLNLQEVRDRDPYVERLLEGMAFLTARVRQRIDDDVPEIAEALLSHLWPHFLRPFPSAAIIQFEPRPGQLQKSQTLRRGTVLLSPPVGEERVLCRFRTTSPVTLQPLRLAAVTAQEAGHGGTLLRLRFQFDAGVEARSLELERLKLHLHADPAVALSLYHALVGQVREVRLRFPAQPTQAPRRLGGQAAITPCHLFPEELLVPASGRSFHGFHLLQEYFCFREKYLFVELQNLQRIAWPETCAEFELEVQLGCLLDKEFNLSRDNFRLHCAPAVNLFSTTSEPIDLTHKRSEYPVLADAAAREGVRVYSVDKVTGTSSASGKRFSYSSLPSFKHGGPGGRFFQVRRQHAEGMRPTTALVVGGKIDYAREALSCEITATNGDYPRRHLQIGSLHVAAPEVPLTVKFSNITRPSRTLQPPRRRDYRLALVSHLAVNYHSLASAEAFRQLLALYDWTEQGQNQRRIDGIREIAVAPVNRIRKGALLRGLEVTLTLAEDHYLSTADCHLFGTVLHRFLSMYASVNAVVQTRILLHPSNRELKWEPLPGENFPL, from the coding sequence ATGCCTGAGTATTTCGACGCCGAGATGCGCCTGCTGCAGGAAGCGGCCCAGGAGTTCGCCCGGGCCTATCCGGAAAAGGCCGGGATGCTCAACCTGCAGGAGGTCCGCGACCGCGACCCCTACGTGGAGCGTCTGCTCGAGGGGATGGCTTTTCTCACCGCCCGGGTTCGGCAGCGCATCGACGACGATGTCCCCGAGATCGCCGAGGCGCTGCTCTCCCATCTCTGGCCGCATTTTCTGCGCCCCTTCCCTTCGGCGGCGATCATCCAGTTCGAACCCCGCCCCGGGCAGCTGCAGAAGAGCCAGACCCTGAGGCGCGGCACGGTCCTGCTCAGCCCGCCGGTGGGCGAGGAGCGGGTGCTCTGCCGCTTCCGCACCACCAGCCCGGTAACCCTGCAGCCGCTGCGGCTGGCCGCGGTGACTGCGCAGGAGGCCGGCCACGGCGGCACCCTGCTGCGGCTGCGCTTTCAGTTCGATGCCGGGGTCGAGGCCAGGAGCCTCGAGCTGGAGCGCCTCAAGCTGCACCTGCACGCCGACCCCGCGGTGGCGTTGAGCCTCTACCATGCCCTGGTTGGCCAGGTTCGCGAGGTGCGCCTGCGTTTTCCGGCCCAGCCGACCCAGGCGCCCCGGCGGCTCGGCGGCCAGGCGGCGATTACTCCCTGCCACCTCTTCCCGGAGGAGCTGCTGGTGCCGGCCTCGGGGCGCAGCTTCCACGGTTTTCACCTGCTGCAGGAGTATTTCTGCTTCCGCGAAAAATACCTCTTTGTCGAACTGCAGAACCTGCAGCGGATCGCCTGGCCCGAGACCTGCGCCGAGTTCGAACTCGAGGTGCAGCTGGGCTGCCTGCTCGACAAGGAATTCAACCTGAGCCGCGACAATTTCCGCCTCCACTGCGCCCCGGCGGTCAACCTGTTCAGCACCACCAGCGAGCCCATCGACCTGACCCACAAGCGCAGCGAATACCCGGTGCTGGCCGATGCCGCCGCCCGCGAGGGGGTGCGGGTCTACAGCGTCGATAAGGTCACCGGCACCAGTTCGGCCAGCGGTAAGCGCTTCAGCTACTCGTCCCTGCCCTCCTTCAAGCATGGCGGGCCCGGCGGCCGCTTCTTCCAGGTGCGGCGCCAGCACGCCGAGGGGATGCGGCCGACCACGGCCCTGGTGGTCGGCGGCAAGATCGACTACGCCCGCGAGGCGCTCTCCTGCGAAATCACCGCGACCAACGGCGACTACCCGCGCCGCCACCTGCAGATTGGCAGCCTCCACGTGGCCGCGCCCGAGGTGCCGCTGACGGTGAAGTTCAGCAACATCACCCGGCCGAGCCGCACCCTGCAGCCGCCGCGCCGCCGCGACTACCGGCTGGCCCTGGTTTCGCACCTGGCGGTCAACTACCACAGCCTGGCCTCGGCCGAGGCCTTCAGGCAACTGCTGGCCCTCTATGATTGGACCGAGCAGGGGCAGAACCAGCGGCGCATCGACGGCATCCGCGAGATCGCCGTGGCCCCGGTCAACCGCATCCGCAAGGGCGCCCTGCTGCGCGGCCTGGAGGTCACCCTGACCCTGGCCGAGGACCATTACCTGTCGACGGCCGACTGCCACCTTTTCGGGACGGTGCTGCACCGCTTCCTGAGCATGTACGCCTCGGTCAACGCCGTGGTGCAGACCCGAATTCTGCTGCACCCCTCCAACCGGGAACTGAAATGGGAACCGCTGCC